In Pseudoduganella albidiflava, a single window of DNA contains:
- the tssJ gene encoding type VI secretion system lipoprotein TssJ has translation MARHPHLPTAAPGAPPGRRRDSQRGSLFNSLTRALPAFSAALLAVLLSACAGAPKAEPPAPPTVIQATIAVAADANPDAGGRASPVVVRLFELKTLAAFEKADFFSLFEKGRETLGADLLADEEFVLQPGESRRFERRLQDGALHVAVVAGFRDLDRSAWRGSIAVRARATTPVAIGVQQRRITISDK, from the coding sequence ATGGCCAGGCACCCGCATCTCCCCACTGCCGCGCCCGGCGCGCCGCCCGGGCGGCGACGTGATTCGCAACGCGGCTCGCTCTTCAATTCGCTGACTCGTGCGTTGCCTGCATTCTCCGCCGCGCTGCTGGCCGTTCTCCTGTCCGCCTGCGCGGGCGCGCCGAAGGCCGAGCCGCCGGCGCCGCCGACCGTGATCCAGGCCACCATCGCCGTGGCGGCCGACGCCAATCCCGATGCCGGCGGCCGCGCCTCGCCCGTCGTCGTCCGCCTGTTCGAACTGAAGACCCTGGCCGCGTTCGAGAAGGCGGATTTCTTTTCGCTGTTTGAAAAAGGTAGGGAAACGCTGGGCGCCGACCTGCTCGCAGACGAGGAATTCGTACTGCAGCCGGGCGAAAGCAGGCGCTTCGAACGGCGGCTGCAGGATGGCGCGCTGCACGTGGCGGTGGTGGCCGGCTTCCGCGACCTCGACCGGTCGGCGTGGCGCGGCAGCATCGCCGTGCGTGCCCGCGCCACCACGCCCGTCGCCATCGGCGTGCAGCAGCGCCGCATCACGATCTCGGACAAGTAG